From Streptomyces chrestomyceticus JCM 4735, one genomic window encodes:
- the rplJ gene encoding 50S ribosomal protein L10 codes for MARPDKVAAVEEITDKLRNSNAAVVTAYTGLSVAQLKQLRRSLGDNAQYRVVKNTLTKIAATEAGITLDEHLKGSTAVAFVTGDPVEAAKGLRDFAKENPSLVIKGGVLEGKALSADEIKKLADLESREVLLAKLAGGMKASMAKAAATFQAPLTKMVRTAEALRSKVEQGGAGEPAPAEAAE; via the coding sequence ATGGCGAGGCCCGACAAGGTCGCAGCCGTCGAGGAGATCACGGACAAGCTCCGTAACTCCAACGCCGCTGTTGTGACCGCGTACACCGGACTGTCCGTCGCTCAGCTCAAGCAGCTGCGCCGTTCGCTCGGTGACAACGCTCAGTACCGTGTGGTGAAGAACACGCTGACCAAGATTGCGGCCACTGAGGCCGGGATCACGCTGGACGAGCACCTCAAGGGCTCGACGGCTGTCGCTTTTGTGACCGGTGACCCGGTCGAGGCGGCGAAGGGTCTTCGTGACTTCGCCAAGGAGAACCCCTCTCTCGTCATCAAGGGCGGTGTCCTTGAAGGCAAGGCGCTGTCCGCCGACGAGATCAAGAAGCTTGCGGACCTCGAGTCCCGCGAGGTTCTGCTCGCCAAGCTGGCGGGTGGCATGAAGGCGTCCATGGCCAAGGCCGCGGCGACCTTCCAGGCCCCGCTCACGAAGATGGTCCGCACCGCGGAAGCTCTTCGCAGCAAGGTCGAGCAGGGCGGTGCCGGTGAGCCGGCTCCCGCCGAGGCGGCGGAGTAA
- the rplL gene encoding 50S ribosomal protein L7/L12 codes for MAKLTQDELLAQFEEMTLIELSDFVKKFEEKFDVEAAAPAAVVAAPAQGGGDAAAAEEQDEFDVILTGAGDKKIQVIKVVRELTSLGLKEAKDLVDGTPKPVLEKVAKDAADKAAEALKGAGASVEVK; via the coding sequence ATGGCGAAGCTCACCCAGGACGAACTGCTGGCCCAGTTCGAGGAGATGACCCTCATCGAGCTCTCCGACTTCGTGAAGAAGTTCGAGGAGAAGTTCGACGTCGAGGCTGCCGCCCCGGCCGCCGTCGTTGCCGCCCCGGCCCAGGGTGGTGGCGACGCCGCCGCCGCCGAGGAGCAGGACGAGTTCGACGTCATCCTCACCGGTGCCGGCGACAAGAAGATCCAGGTCATCAAGGTCGTGCGTGAGCTGACCTCGCTGGGTCTGAAGGAGGCCAAGGACCTCGTGGACGGCACCCCGAAGCCGGTCCTCGAGAAGGTCGCCAAGGACGCCGCGGACAAGGCCGCCGAGGCCCTCAAGGGCGCCGGCGCCTCCGTCGAGGTCAAGTGA